One window of Amaranthus tricolor cultivar Red isolate AtriRed21 chromosome 11, ASM2621246v1, whole genome shotgun sequence genomic DNA carries:
- the LOC130827237 gene encoding dirigent protein 10-like: MAYLIKNHIFCLTLLLCLITFSTSARILDEAAAPVAGTGPSGGAGVGAIGAAVGPGVGPVGATGAAGGPGVGAVGGTGAAGGASIGAVVNGNHPDLIFFMHDILGGSNPTAKAITGVVTNPAVSGQVPFAKPNGAVIPTNNGIPQNNDNTGIINNNNVPFLTGLGGGNPNIMQNNGNNFIGGNGFPIMNGAQLSSGNTLQQLMFGTMIAVDDELTEGHELNSGMLGRAQGFYVYSSVDGKTQTLAFTAMFQEGGYHDSLNFFGVHQTAVSESIIGVMGGTGKYVNAKGYAVVKTLPPVDVHETDGLETVLEFSVFLTY; the protein is encoded by the coding sequence ATGGCTTACTTAATCAAGAATCATATTTTTTGCCTTACATTACTACTCTGTCTCATCACATTTTCCACCTCAGCTCGAATCCTTGATGAAGCAGCTGCCCCTGTTGCTGGAACCGGGCCTTCTGGTGGGGCTGGTGTTGGAGCTATCGGTGCAGCTGTTGGGCCTGGTGTTGGACCTGTTGGTGCCACAGGTGCAGCTGGTGGGCCCGGTGTTGGAGCTGTGGGTGGCACCGGTGCAGCTGGTGGGGCCAGTATTGGAGCTGTGGTAAATGGGAACCATCCTGATTTAATCTTTTTCATGCATGACATCTTAGGAGGATCAAACCCAACAGCCAAAGCAATAACTGGTGTTGTTACAAACCCTGCTGTTAGTGGGCAGGTACCCTTTGCTAAGCCCAATGGCGCGGTCATCCCAACAAACAACGGAATCCCTCAAAACAACGACAACACTGGAataatcaacaacaacaatgttccATTCCTAACCGGTCTTGGTGGTGGAAATCCgaatataatgcaaaataatGGTAACAACTTCATAGGAGGAAATGGATTCCCTATCATGAATGGTGCACAACTCTCTTCGGGAAACACCCTGCAGCAGCTTATGTTCGGAACAATGATTGCTGTCGATGACGAGCTAACTGAAGGACACGAATTGAACTCAGGTATGTTGGGACGTGCACAAGGGTTTTATGTTTACAGCTCGGTTGATGGAAAGACACAAACTCTGGCTTTTACTGCTATGTTTCAAGAAGGTGGTTATCACGACAGTCTAAACTTCTTTGGGGTTCATCAGACTGCGGTTTCTGAATCTATTATTGGTGTCATGGGTGGGACTGGGAAGTATGTTAATGCTAAAGGATATGCTGTTGTTAAAACACTTCCTCCTGTTGATGTACATGAGACTGATGGCCTTGAAACCGTGCTCGAGTTTTCAGTTTTTCTGACTTATTGA